A single region of the Lotus japonicus ecotype B-129 chromosome 4, LjGifu_v1.2 genome encodes:
- the LOC130710681 gene encoding 26S proteasome non-ATPase regulatory subunit 6 homolog encodes MGLEGEEGSQQPQLVLADKLFLLKQPDVQDINKVRFKEEVFKHVKDNDMVPLYETLVADSVFEMDRTLLDSMRAKIDDELKKLDEKIADAEENLGESEVREAHLAKSLFFIRIGDKEKALEQLKITETKTVAVGQKMDLVFYTLQLGFFDMDFDLISKSIDKAKSLFEEGGDWERKNRLKVYESLYCMSSRNFKKAAELFLDSISTFTTYELFPYDTFIFYTVLTSIISLDRVSLKQKVVDAPEILTVIGKIPHLSEFMNSLYDCQYKSFFSAFAGLTEQVKLDRYLHPHFRYYMREVRTVVYSQFLESYKSVTIEAMAKAFGVTVDFIDVELSRFIAAGKLHCKIDKVAGVLETNRPDAKNALYQATIKQGDFLLNRIQKLSRVIDL; translated from the exons ATGgggttggaaggagaagagggtTCTCAGCAGCCACAGCTTGTGCTGGCCGACAAACTATTCCTTCTGAAACAACCGGATGTGCAAGACATTAACAAGGTTCGCTTCAAGGAGGAAGTTTTCAAGCATGTCAAGGATAACG ATATGGTCCCTTTATACGAAACCCTAGTTGCTGATTCTGTGTTCGAAATGGATCGTACCCTTTTGGACTCTATGCGTGCAAAAATTGATGATGAACTCAAAAAGCTTGATGAAAA AATTGCTGATGCTGAGGAAAACTTAGGTGAGAGTGAAGTTCGTGAGGCTCACTTGGCAAAATCCTTGTTTTTCATCCGGATTGGGGACAAG GAGAAAGCCTTGGAACAGCTCAAGATAACAGAAACCAAGACAGTTGCAGTTGGACAGAAGATGGACCTGGTGTTTTATACATTACAGCTTGGTTTCTTTGACATGGATTTTGATCTTATTTCTAAAAGCATTGACAAAGCTAAAAG CTTATTTGAAGAAGGTGGTGACTGGGAAAGGAAGAATCGACTGAAGGTGTATGAAAGCCTGTACTGCATGTCCTCTCGAAATTTCAAGAAAGCTGCCGAATTGTTTTTGGATTCTATATCAACATTTACAACCTATGAACTCTTTCCCTATGACACCTTTATATTTTACACAGTTTTGACGAGCATTATATCATTGGATAGAGTTTCCTTAAAGCAAAAG GTAGTGGATGCTCCTGAGATCTTGACAGTGATTGGCAAAATCCCACATCTTTCGGAGTTTATGAACTCCTTATATGATTGTCAATACAAGTCTTTTTTCTCAGCATTTG cTGGCCTGACAGAGCAAGTTAAGTTGGACCGCTATCTGCATCCACACTTCCGATATTACATGAGGGAGGTCAGGACTGTTGTTTATTCCCAGTTTTTGGAATCTTATAAGAGTGTGACAATTGAAGCCATGGCAAAAGCCTTTGGAGTTACAGTGGATTTCATTGATGT GGAGCTGTCACGTTTTATTGCAGCAGGGAAACTTCATTGTAAGATTGATAAAGTTGCAGGTGTTCTTGAAACTAACCGTCCTGATGCTAAAAATGCTCTTTACCAAGCAACTATCAAGCAAGGGGACTTCCTACTGAACCGCATCCAGAAATTGTCACGTGTGATTGATCTTTAG
- the LOC130714301 gene encoding uncharacterized protein LOC130714301, translating into MKKLTAIVSTFSILILCFQMLLHVHSIPLLLGNQVDEESSGRRNLKQEPEHTREVHCSRERSRVASKVIEEYLTPFVEKENYQLSRKCRLHPENDMFRDQEENKIYIDYHEWRCGYCKKSFREEKFLDQHFDNRHYNLLNASDGKCLAGLCGALHCDAVMNSKSSRCKCNPAAAARNLHLCESLADSCFPISEGPSASRLHELFLHQFCDAHTCSGKHKPFSRGGKVQVSFFRLAAGALILVLLPVFYLFLYLVQSDMKSRTQELRRIPKRGKAKPS; encoded by the exons ATGAAGAAGCTCACTGCAATTGTTTCAACTTTCTCGATCTTAATACTTTGTTTTCAAATGCTCCTCCATGTTCATTCGATACCTCTCTTATTAGGAAACCAG GTTGATGAGGAATCTTCTGGTCGAAG GAATCTTAAACAGGAACCGGAGCATACTCGTGAAGTGCATTGCTCTAGAGAGAGAAGTAGGGTAGCATCGAAAGTAATAGAGGAG TATTTGACACCATTTGTGGAAAAAGAAAACTATCAGCTTTCAAGAAAGTGCAGACTTCACCCTGAGAATGATATGTTCAGGGATCAAGAAGAGAATAAAATTTACATAGACTATCATGAGTGGCGATGTGGATATTGTAAGAAAAGCTTCCGTGAGGAAAAATTTCTTGATCAGCATTTTGATAACAGACACTACAATCTTCTGAATGCA AGTGATGGGAAGTGCTTGGCTGGTTTGTGTGGGGCATTGCATTGTGATGCTGTAATGAATTCCAAGTCCTCTAGATGCAAGTGTAATCCAGCAGCTGCTGCAAGAAACCTTCACCTATGTGAG AGTCTTGCTGACAGTTGTTTTCCTATAAGCGAGGGTCCATCAGCAAGCCGCCTTCATG AATTGTTTCTGCACCAATTTTGTGATGCTCACACCTGCTCAGGGAAACATAAACCGTTCTCTAGAGGAGGCAAG GTTCAAGTAAGTTTCTTCCGCCTAGCTGCTGGAGCATTGATCTTAGTGCTACTTCCTGTGTTctatctttttctttatttggTTCAAAG TGATATGAAGAGTCGAACTCAAGAGCTTCGTCGCATCCCAAAAAGAGGGAAAGCAAAGCCATCATGA
- the LOC130714875 gene encoding prefoldin subunit 6-like isoform X2 — protein sequence MSSSNIRDLQRELENKANDLSKLQKDIAKNHQVRKKYTVQLGENELVLKELDLLKQDANVYKLIGPVLVKQDLAEANANVRKRIEYISAELKRSSAQCTGHPPL from the exons ATGAGTTCGTCCAACATTAGAGATCTTCAACGTGAATTGGAGAACAAAGCCAACGATCTCAGCAAGCTTCAAAAGG ATATTGCCAAGAATCACCAAGTTAGAAAGAAGTACACGGTTCAGCTTGGCGAGAACGAGCTCGTCCTTAAG gaACTGGATTTATTGAAACAAGACGCAAATGTTTACAAGTTGATTGGCCCAGTACTTGTTAAGCAAGATTTGGCTGAGGCCAATGCAAATGTCCGCAAAAGAATTGAATACATCTCTGCTGAACT TAAACGCAGCTCTGCCCAGTGTACGGGACACCCGCCACTGTGA
- the LOC130714302 gene encoding 30S ribosomal protein S21, chloroplastic-like — translation MAVIPSCLCTALPSPLLLRLLPENSSRSRWFPPVKACLVAKRGGDIPPTAAASAIAYPALTYSTTLYFKSTYNVKITVHDDEPEDKLINRFRREVRKAGVIQEYRRRMYFENKRDKIKRKAREASRRNRKRKPWTKFPEDNKDESGKKGEFDDEDDNWDLPDVDIPYC, via the exons ATGGCAGTCATTCCGTCGTGCCTCTGTACGGCATTGCCGTCACCACTTCTCCTCCGCCTCCTCCCGGAAAACTCATCACGGTCACGGTGGTTTCCGCCGGTAAAAGCATGTTTGGTTGCAAAGAGAGGTGGTGATATTCCTCCCACTGCAGCAGCTTCAGCCATAGCGTACCCTGCTCTCACCTACTCAACCACACTTTACTTCAAATCAACTTACAACGTGAAGATCACAGTGCACGACGACGAGCCTGAAGACAAGCTCATCAATCGCTTCCGGAGAGAGGTCCGGAAGGCCGGTGTGATTCAGGAGTACCGCCGGAGAATGTACTTCGAGAACAAACGGGATAAGATCAAGAGGAAAGCCCGAGAAGCTTCCAGAAGAAACCGAAAGAG GAAACCATGGACAAAATTTCCAGAAGATAATAAAGATGAATCTGGTAAGAAGGGGGagtttgatgatgaagatgataattGGGACCTTCCAGATGTAGATATTCCATATTGTTGA
- the LOC130714875 gene encoding prefoldin subunit 6-like isoform X1: MSSSNIRDLQRELENKANDLSKLQKDIAKNHQVRKKYTVQLGENELVLKELDLLKQDANVYKLIGPVLVKQDLAEANANVRKRIEYISAELKRLDATVQDLEEKQNSKKEAIMKVQQRIQSLQAGKGKA; this comes from the exons ATGAGTTCGTCCAACATTAGAGATCTTCAACGTGAATTGGAGAACAAAGCCAACGATCTCAGCAAGCTTCAAAAGG ATATTGCCAAGAATCACCAAGTTAGAAAGAAGTACACGGTTCAGCTTGGCGAGAACGAGCTCGTCCTTAAG gaACTGGATTTATTGAAACAAGACGCAAATGTTTACAAGTTGATTGGCCCAGTACTTGTTAAGCAAGATTTGGCTGAGGCCAATGCAAATGTCCGCAAAAGAATTGAATACATCTCTGCTGAACT GAAGCGTCTTGATGCCACGGTTCAAGATTTGGAAGAGAAGCAGAATAGCAAGAAAGAAGCG ATAATGAAAGTGCAACAAAGGATTCAGTCTCTTCAGGCCGGGAAAGGcaaagcatag